From Pieris rapae chromosome 3, ilPieRapa1.1, whole genome shotgun sequence, a single genomic window includes:
- the LOC111002644 gene encoding uncharacterized protein LOC111002644 isoform X1 — translation MRMTKRHQRRSFIVVQFIEVPSKGIDDYVCVPRLWATFMTFSSHKIVVAYPENEDPFETRERVRRKEQPNVSWRFYAALFKYESDNFSDAELWIAMKEHGPVEEVKDTEPDKALKTVKPCNNPRKPLPRILIRRITSNEIPQGSNQNRNNKCLKLDKNPEPVVITDHTTASGSSKRKQPVITSNQVIQKNQKKTNYASNGEINAEKSSQPEVIKENQSVGLLVPSTSAKLLVEQQQLQPPTEQQLSIQPPTGREPSPQPPIDRQPSPKLKRYADETHIIYQPIAPNEVNIQFPAHYLSSQSHQDAEHPQKILLPKSISSSPKPQKITKRSRSLSTSKTPSQALLEAQRSCLIQELNIQEKVTQSSTKSNNTNQIAISETQTEELAPFTENIKDQSIPSSNQIQPTQFTIVQNDHNCQCSGMKKTMIKVVDRQSSPQPPIDQQPSPKFIAEQHSSLKSSCEKQSSRIGEDHQRISISTVDLHGSQGDLASYQNVMPEPVTDKRLSTKTSPSNFKPAHQPDSINERPTPLVRHENSLPEPHSRDITAGQSKEPNESQKTQLQWILTAPKIVPKPPSTSKQLFQQYGYPQSPFFSVNSTSNTKFQTKVFSGKNSIEVADNHSFLCTQDIINSMPSTSHHEHTSEKLTQMLKLKARQQLSAAKKVKNPVDNKTRPEGMARNIATLEYPPNSIRQLGLPGSSTVVQSAQFAQHHLQQAQIDGLLINDDRYGMRDPCPQGMMNAPASQNLLKLAHQYNPFFGMSHEQQYLPTRDEYLQQYTRCQDMLRRPNMTPTLDQKAYHQNAMMHGGSVIQSQPNPIKQPIHFFSQNVNHYVPINNVYSQEVKSHELIKRYYTDGTHIIYQPIAPEEVNIQFPAYHLSSQSQQDAEHPQKKQSPQNYRDPDTTNIQNGLPLKSIRRSPIPKPQKITKRSRSLPTLKTPSQALLDTQRSCLVQALDIQERVNKSSTKSNNTNLAAISETQTEELASSTENIKVHHIPLSNQIQATQFTGVQNEHNCQCSPMKKTMINQATETDLIMDVSHCVEAIAGSSFSESASRTVESMCQTDEWLEKEEGSLYQETSSDSENTTDEFESENEVVPEANQATLTAEQNLSQENQHQQSRIIVEQDTLDTIGTLFTQMGANLSLTRDMFDGLRNSILVCTQTYKELLAKVDKLNSIEPLQNSAYLPNNVISQATQKIPARGNDYTTSVDNATTSIHEQRGTFSLPPEYDPNDTKWTLKYRENKRGLVELISRTGVYVKKKELKRCIRESNDCRTLARLLLTEVFSQNALRVCSWTGGKAKAFNSVNIDVRPGLDENARMVLLTFVEQHGKKCGWSKANPSAVMSTIRTKINDVRAKYEQSCKVSH, via the exons ATGAGAATGACTAAGAGGCATCAAAGAAGATCGTTTATTGTAGTTCAGTTCATAGAGGTACCTTCCAAGGGCATTGATGACTACGTATGTGTGCCCCGTTTGTGGGCAacatttatgacattttcaaGTCATAAGATAGTTGTGGCTTACCCGGAAAACGAAGATCCCTTCGAAACGAGAGAACGCGTCAGAAGAAAAGAGCAACCAAATGTTTCATGGAGGTTTTATGCAGCCCTCTTTAAATATGAGTCAG acaaCTTTTCTGATGCTGAATTATGGATAGCGATGAAGGAACATGGTCCTGTTGAAGAAGTAAAAG ATACTGAACCAGACAAGGCTTTGAAAACAGTGAAACCCTGTAACAATCCTCGAAAACCACTACCAAGAATTTTGATACGACGAATCACCTCAAACGAAATACCTCAGGGATCAAATCAAAACCGGAATAACAAGTGCTTgaaattagataaaaatccTGAGCCTGTCGTCATTACTGATCACACAACAGCGTCTGGCAGTTCAAAACGAAAACAACCAGTAATCACTAGCAATCAGGTGATTCAAAAAAATCAGAAGAAGACAAACTACGCTTCCAATGGTGAGATAAACGCTGAGAAGAGTTCTCAACCTGAAGTTATAAAGGAAAATCAGTCAGTTGGCCTTTTAGTTCCTTCTACTTCAGCAAAACTTCTTGTTGAGCAACAACAACTGCAGCCGCCAACCGAGCAACAACTGTCGATTCAGCCCCCAACTGGTCGAGAACCTTCACCGCAGCCTCCAATCGATCGACAACCTTCACCGAAGCTCAAGAGATATGCTGACGAAACTCACATTATTTACCAGCCTATTGCTCCCAATGAAGTGAATATTCAATTTCCTGCACATTACCTATCGAGTCAGTCACATCAGGATGCCGAACACCCACAAAAAATCCTTTTGCCCAAATCGATAAGTAGTTCTCCTAAGCCTCAAAAAATCACTAAGAGATCACGATCACTCTCTACCTCGAAGACTCCAAGTCAGGCACTTCTAGAAGCTCAGAGAAGCTGTTTAATCCAAGAACTGAATATACAGGAAAAAGTGACTCAAAGTTCtacaaaatctaataatacaaatcaaaTAGCTATTTCTGAAACCCAGACGGAAGAACTAGCTCCTTTTACGGAAAACATCAAAGATCAATCTATACCATCATCTAACCAAATACAGCCAACACAATTTACTATAGTTCAAAATGATCATAACTGCCAATGCTCTGGTATGAAAAAAACTATGATCAAGGTTGTCGATCGACAATCTTCACCGCAGCCTCCAATCGATCAACAACCTTCACCGAAGTTTATAGCTGAGCAACATTCTTCATTAAAGTCTTCATGCGAAAAACAATCTTCACGTATTGGCGAAGACCATCAGCGAATTAGCATATCTACTGTAGATCTGCATGGATCTCAGGGAGATCTCGCTAGCTATCAAAACGTTATGCCTGAGCCTGTCACGGATAAAAGACTATCAACTAAAACTTCTCCGAGCAATTTCAAACCGGCTCATCAGCCTGATTCGATTAACGAGAGACCAACTCCACTGGTTCGTCATGAAAACTCACTTCCCGAGCCTCACTCGCGAGATATAACTGCTGGACAATCGAAGGAACCCAATGAAAGCCAAAAAACTCAACTTCAATGGATATTGACTGCGCCAAAAATAGTACCGAAGCCCCCCAGTACATCCAAGCAGCTTTTTCAGCAATACGGATACCCTCAATCACCttttttttcagttaataGCACTtcgaatacgaaattccaaaCCAAAGTATTCAGTGGGAAAAATTCTATTGAAGTGGCTGATAACCACTCATTTCTGTGCACTCAAGACATTATTAATAGCATGCCATCTACTTCTCATCATGAACACACTTCGGAAAAACTGACTCAAATGTTAAAACTAAAAGCTAGACAACAACTTTCAGCAGCGAAGAAAGTGAAAAATCCCGTTGATAATAAAACTCGCCCAGAGGGTATGGCAAGAAATATTGCAACCCTAGAATATCCACCAAACTCAATAAGACAACTCGGCTTACCTGGTAGTTCAACAGTCGTACAATCTGCACAATTTGCTCAACATCACTTACAACAGGCACAAATTGATGGATTACTCATAAATGACGATAGATATGGAATGAGAGATCCCTGTCCCCAAGGTATGATGAATGCACCAGCCTCACAGAACCTCTTAAAGTTAGCTCATCAGTATAACCCTTTTTTTGGGATGTCACATGAACAACAATATTTGCCGACTCGGGACGAATATCTGCAGCAATACACACGTTGTCAAGATATGCTTAGAAGACCAAATATGACTCCAACACTAGATCAGAAGGCTTATCACCAAAATGCTATGATGCACGGAGGATCGGTTATACAAAGTCAACCGAACCCGATCAAACAGCCCATTCATTTCTTTTCCCAAAATGTAAATCATTACGTGCCGATTAACAACGTGTACTCACAAGAAGTAAAAAGCCATGAACTGATAAAGAGATACTATACTGATGGAACTCACATTATTTACCAGCCTATTGCTCCCGAGGAAGTGAATATTCAATTTCCTGCATATCATTTATCAAGCCAGTCACAACAGGATGCCGAACATCCACAAAAGAAACAAAGTCCACAGAATTATCGAGATCCGGATacaacaaacatacaaaatggCCTTCCGCTCAAATCAATACGTAGATCTCCTATTCCTAAACCTCAAAAAATCACTAAGAGATCACGATCACTTCCTACCTTAAAGACTCCAAGTCAGGCACTTCTAGATACACAGAGAAGCTGTTTAGTCCAAGCACTGGATATACAGGAAAGAGTGAATAAAAGTTCtacaaaatctaataatacaaATCTAGCAGCTATTTCTGAAACCCAGACAGAAGAACTAGCTTCTTCTACGGAAAACATCAAAGTTCATCATATACCATTATCCAACCAAATACAAGCAACACAATTTACTGGAGTTCAAAATGAGCATAACTGCCAATGCTCTCCTATGAAAAAAACTATGATTAATCAAGCTACCGAAACAGATTTAATAATGGATGTCAGTCACTGTGTAGAAGCAATCGCTGGATCTTCTTTTTCTGAAAGCGCTTCAAGAACAGTGGAAAGTATGTGTCAGACCGATGAATGGTTGGAAAAAGAAGAAGGCTCACTTTATCAAGAGACATCTTCAGATTCTGAAAATACAACAGACGAGTTTGAATCAGAAAACGAAGTAGTTCCAGAAGCCAATCAGGCGACTCTGACAGCTGAACAAAACCTTTCACAGGAAAATCAACATCAGCAATCCAGAATAATTGTTGAGCAAGACACGTTGGATACGATTGGTACTCTCTTTACTCAAATGGGAGCCAATTTGTCTCTCACTCGCGACATGTTCGATGGCTTACGCAATTCCATCCTCGTATGTACACAAACGTACAAAGAATTATTAGCAAAAGTTGATAAATTGAATTCAATAGAGCCCCTCCAAAATTCTGCGTATCTACCTAACAATGTGATATCACAAGCTACTCAAAAAATACCAGCTCGAGGTAACGATTACACTACTAGTGTGGACAATGCAACAACTTCGATTCATGAGCAGAGAGGTACGTTCTCTCTGCCACCAGAATATGATCCAAATGACACCAAGTGGACTCTAAAGTACCGAGAAAATAAACGAGGACTCGTCGAGCTCATATCTCGAACTGGTGTTTACGTAAAAAAGAAAGAGCTGAAACGTTGCATACGGGAATCAAACGACTGTAGAACGCTGGCACGCTTGCTATTAACAGAAGTTTTCAGCCAGAACGCTTTACGTGTGTGCTCATGGACAGGTGGAAAAGCAAAAGCTTTTAATTCCGTGAACATTGACGTCAGGCCAGGACTAGATGAAAATGCGAGAATGGTCCTGCTAACATTCGTTGAACAACACGGGAAGAAATGTGGTTGGAGCAAAGCCAACCCATCAGCTGTTATGAGTACTATTCGGACCAAGATTAATGACGTAAGAGCCAAGTATGAGCAGTCATGCAAAGTttctcattaa
- the LOC111002644 gene encoding uncharacterized protein LOC111002644 isoform X2, which yields MIVVAYPENEDPFETRERVRRKEQPNVSWRFYAALFKYESDNFSDAELWIAMKEHGPVEEVKDTEPDKALKTVKPCNNPRKPLPRILIRRITSNEIPQGSNQNRNNKCLKLDKNPEPVVITDHTTASGSSKRKQPVITSNQVIQKNQKKTNYASNGEINAEKSSQPEVIKENQSVGLLVPSTSAKLLVEQQQLQPPTEQQLSIQPPTGREPSPQPPIDRQPSPKLKRYADETHIIYQPIAPNEVNIQFPAHYLSSQSHQDAEHPQKILLPKSISSSPKPQKITKRSRSLSTSKTPSQALLEAQRSCLIQELNIQEKVTQSSTKSNNTNQIAISETQTEELAPFTENIKDQSIPSSNQIQPTQFTIVQNDHNCQCSGMKKTMIKVVDRQSSPQPPIDQQPSPKFIAEQHSSLKSSCEKQSSRIGEDHQRISISTVDLHGSQGDLASYQNVMPEPVTDKRLSTKTSPSNFKPAHQPDSINERPTPLVRHENSLPEPHSRDITAGQSKEPNESQKTQLQWILTAPKIVPKPPSTSKQLFQQYGYPQSPFFSVNSTSNTKFQTKVFSGKNSIEVADNHSFLCTQDIINSMPSTSHHEHTSEKLTQMLKLKARQQLSAAKKVKNPVDNKTRPEGMARNIATLEYPPNSIRQLGLPGSSTVVQSAQFAQHHLQQAQIDGLLINDDRYGMRDPCPQGMMNAPASQNLLKLAHQYNPFFGMSHEQQYLPTRDEYLQQYTRCQDMLRRPNMTPTLDQKAYHQNAMMHGGSVIQSQPNPIKQPIHFFSQNVNHYVPINNVYSQEVKSHELIKRYYTDGTHIIYQPIAPEEVNIQFPAYHLSSQSQQDAEHPQKKQSPQNYRDPDTTNIQNGLPLKSIRRSPIPKPQKITKRSRSLPTLKTPSQALLDTQRSCLVQALDIQERVNKSSTKSNNTNLAAISETQTEELASSTENIKVHHIPLSNQIQATQFTGVQNEHNCQCSPMKKTMINQATETDLIMDVSHCVEAIAGSSFSESASRTVESMCQTDEWLEKEEGSLYQETSSDSENTTDEFESENEVVPEANQATLTAEQNLSQENQHQQSRIIVEQDTLDTIGTLFTQMGANLSLTRDMFDGLRNSILVCTQTYKELLAKVDKLNSIEPLQNSAYLPNNVISQATQKIPARGNDYTTSVDNATTSIHEQRGTFSLPPEYDPNDTKWTLKYRENKRGLVELISRTGVYVKKKELKRCIRESNDCRTLARLLLTEVFSQNALRVCSWTGGKAKAFNSVNIDVRPGLDENARMVLLTFVEQHGKKCGWSKANPSAVMSTIRTKINDVRAKYEQSCKVSH from the exons GATAGTTGTGGCTTACCCGGAAAACGAAGATCCCTTCGAAACGAGAGAACGCGTCAGAAGAAAAGAGCAACCAAATGTTTCATGGAGGTTTTATGCAGCCCTCTTTAAATATGAGTCAG acaaCTTTTCTGATGCTGAATTATGGATAGCGATGAAGGAACATGGTCCTGTTGAAGAAGTAAAAG ATACTGAACCAGACAAGGCTTTGAAAACAGTGAAACCCTGTAACAATCCTCGAAAACCACTACCAAGAATTTTGATACGACGAATCACCTCAAACGAAATACCTCAGGGATCAAATCAAAACCGGAATAACAAGTGCTTgaaattagataaaaatccTGAGCCTGTCGTCATTACTGATCACACAACAGCGTCTGGCAGTTCAAAACGAAAACAACCAGTAATCACTAGCAATCAGGTGATTCAAAAAAATCAGAAGAAGACAAACTACGCTTCCAATGGTGAGATAAACGCTGAGAAGAGTTCTCAACCTGAAGTTATAAAGGAAAATCAGTCAGTTGGCCTTTTAGTTCCTTCTACTTCAGCAAAACTTCTTGTTGAGCAACAACAACTGCAGCCGCCAACCGAGCAACAACTGTCGATTCAGCCCCCAACTGGTCGAGAACCTTCACCGCAGCCTCCAATCGATCGACAACCTTCACCGAAGCTCAAGAGATATGCTGACGAAACTCACATTATTTACCAGCCTATTGCTCCCAATGAAGTGAATATTCAATTTCCTGCACATTACCTATCGAGTCAGTCACATCAGGATGCCGAACACCCACAAAAAATCCTTTTGCCCAAATCGATAAGTAGTTCTCCTAAGCCTCAAAAAATCACTAAGAGATCACGATCACTCTCTACCTCGAAGACTCCAAGTCAGGCACTTCTAGAAGCTCAGAGAAGCTGTTTAATCCAAGAACTGAATATACAGGAAAAAGTGACTCAAAGTTCtacaaaatctaataatacaaatcaaaTAGCTATTTCTGAAACCCAGACGGAAGAACTAGCTCCTTTTACGGAAAACATCAAAGATCAATCTATACCATCATCTAACCAAATACAGCCAACACAATTTACTATAGTTCAAAATGATCATAACTGCCAATGCTCTGGTATGAAAAAAACTATGATCAAGGTTGTCGATCGACAATCTTCACCGCAGCCTCCAATCGATCAACAACCTTCACCGAAGTTTATAGCTGAGCAACATTCTTCATTAAAGTCTTCATGCGAAAAACAATCTTCACGTATTGGCGAAGACCATCAGCGAATTAGCATATCTACTGTAGATCTGCATGGATCTCAGGGAGATCTCGCTAGCTATCAAAACGTTATGCCTGAGCCTGTCACGGATAAAAGACTATCAACTAAAACTTCTCCGAGCAATTTCAAACCGGCTCATCAGCCTGATTCGATTAACGAGAGACCAACTCCACTGGTTCGTCATGAAAACTCACTTCCCGAGCCTCACTCGCGAGATATAACTGCTGGACAATCGAAGGAACCCAATGAAAGCCAAAAAACTCAACTTCAATGGATATTGACTGCGCCAAAAATAGTACCGAAGCCCCCCAGTACATCCAAGCAGCTTTTTCAGCAATACGGATACCCTCAATCACCttttttttcagttaataGCACTtcgaatacgaaattccaaaCCAAAGTATTCAGTGGGAAAAATTCTATTGAAGTGGCTGATAACCACTCATTTCTGTGCACTCAAGACATTATTAATAGCATGCCATCTACTTCTCATCATGAACACACTTCGGAAAAACTGACTCAAATGTTAAAACTAAAAGCTAGACAACAACTTTCAGCAGCGAAGAAAGTGAAAAATCCCGTTGATAATAAAACTCGCCCAGAGGGTATGGCAAGAAATATTGCAACCCTAGAATATCCACCAAACTCAATAAGACAACTCGGCTTACCTGGTAGTTCAACAGTCGTACAATCTGCACAATTTGCTCAACATCACTTACAACAGGCACAAATTGATGGATTACTCATAAATGACGATAGATATGGAATGAGAGATCCCTGTCCCCAAGGTATGATGAATGCACCAGCCTCACAGAACCTCTTAAAGTTAGCTCATCAGTATAACCCTTTTTTTGGGATGTCACATGAACAACAATATTTGCCGACTCGGGACGAATATCTGCAGCAATACACACGTTGTCAAGATATGCTTAGAAGACCAAATATGACTCCAACACTAGATCAGAAGGCTTATCACCAAAATGCTATGATGCACGGAGGATCGGTTATACAAAGTCAACCGAACCCGATCAAACAGCCCATTCATTTCTTTTCCCAAAATGTAAATCATTACGTGCCGATTAACAACGTGTACTCACAAGAAGTAAAAAGCCATGAACTGATAAAGAGATACTATACTGATGGAACTCACATTATTTACCAGCCTATTGCTCCCGAGGAAGTGAATATTCAATTTCCTGCATATCATTTATCAAGCCAGTCACAACAGGATGCCGAACATCCACAAAAGAAACAAAGTCCACAGAATTATCGAGATCCGGATacaacaaacatacaaaatggCCTTCCGCTCAAATCAATACGTAGATCTCCTATTCCTAAACCTCAAAAAATCACTAAGAGATCACGATCACTTCCTACCTTAAAGACTCCAAGTCAGGCACTTCTAGATACACAGAGAAGCTGTTTAGTCCAAGCACTGGATATACAGGAAAGAGTGAATAAAAGTTCtacaaaatctaataatacaaATCTAGCAGCTATTTCTGAAACCCAGACAGAAGAACTAGCTTCTTCTACGGAAAACATCAAAGTTCATCATATACCATTATCCAACCAAATACAAGCAACACAATTTACTGGAGTTCAAAATGAGCATAACTGCCAATGCTCTCCTATGAAAAAAACTATGATTAATCAAGCTACCGAAACAGATTTAATAATGGATGTCAGTCACTGTGTAGAAGCAATCGCTGGATCTTCTTTTTCTGAAAGCGCTTCAAGAACAGTGGAAAGTATGTGTCAGACCGATGAATGGTTGGAAAAAGAAGAAGGCTCACTTTATCAAGAGACATCTTCAGATTCTGAAAATACAACAGACGAGTTTGAATCAGAAAACGAAGTAGTTCCAGAAGCCAATCAGGCGACTCTGACAGCTGAACAAAACCTTTCACAGGAAAATCAACATCAGCAATCCAGAATAATTGTTGAGCAAGACACGTTGGATACGATTGGTACTCTCTTTACTCAAATGGGAGCCAATTTGTCTCTCACTCGCGACATGTTCGATGGCTTACGCAATTCCATCCTCGTATGTACACAAACGTACAAAGAATTATTAGCAAAAGTTGATAAATTGAATTCAATAGAGCCCCTCCAAAATTCTGCGTATCTACCTAACAATGTGATATCACAAGCTACTCAAAAAATACCAGCTCGAGGTAACGATTACACTACTAGTGTGGACAATGCAACAACTTCGATTCATGAGCAGAGAGGTACGTTCTCTCTGCCACCAGAATATGATCCAAATGACACCAAGTGGACTCTAAAGTACCGAGAAAATAAACGAGGACTCGTCGAGCTCATATCTCGAACTGGTGTTTACGTAAAAAAGAAAGAGCTGAAACGTTGCATACGGGAATCAAACGACTGTAGAACGCTGGCACGCTTGCTATTAACAGAAGTTTTCAGCCAGAACGCTTTACGTGTGTGCTCATGGACAGGTGGAAAAGCAAAAGCTTTTAATTCCGTGAACATTGACGTCAGGCCAGGACTAGATGAAAATGCGAGAATGGTCCTGCTAACATTCGTTGAACAACACGGGAAGAAATGTGGTTGGAGCAAAGCCAACCCATCAGCTGTTATGAGTACTATTCGGACCAAGATTAATGACGTAAGAGCCAAGTATGAGCAGTCATGCAAAGTttctcattaa
- the LOC111002644 gene encoding uncharacterized protein LOC111002644 isoform X3, with the protein MKEDVAARYPYVVVQFLQLPHADIGDYSCVPHSWIRGRRATDRRSLVAYPDESPSITKLRIMNGDEPSEKWELYMAIIKLESQSYEHACEFIMEKNHNVSKNSNSDIMRIDSELLPDTTIKRDSPPLKKIKLPDPQSKKNRNKLKELVMKKPYEREHQDQASRDIRSSSDNLLLRYPYIQQIPETDNGTQGNILGAWSRSTGKTLSTFKDPLEFVNQICDYSQKPQENQLSIYQKHLHHLALTRGIQNKRIPNLRTFTLDIPEPLVLDPDIESNTSFVIQNPTNVANQVNQLEIAQPSPVIQEHPQVLHRSVKQKIPVLSSELECATSKPTTHSKMTGASHVSIAYTNLAEYQDSIVEDMVDDVLTETSCIEQNVFSGTTAEKEFSTNSKALEEANHSGQIGESSMEEKSPMVEVTSSGILLSQDVDYDEQGDFSDLSSDEIITTSPNSKEQANKLVISLLNQADVWADQLFDLFQKMKINFSETCQIAHDLYESLVQSQKVIECMANASENLRALKNGKVAVVTSKEVTMEVQKIAEDDQAERKEEENSDVSMEEDKEDNDADSKSSENDDDCDRGIRDVKGQDSHNEVPRKIRGHIRSFVLPPEYDPDDTRWTLKYRENDPKLNLVELVPRSNVFVNSLKLAHCKLTAKESKELARMLFVEVFSQSALSVCSLTGVKANAFDISGTHVRPGLDENARMTILTFVKDHSVKKHWATFDSQSIINSLRSKLQDIRAKHGKTA; encoded by the exons ATGAAG GAAGATGTTGCTGCTAGGTACCCATACGTAGTGGTACAATTTTTGCAGTTACCGCATGCAGATATTGGCGACTACAGTTGTGTACCTCACTCTTGGATACGAGGCCGCAGAGCGACAGATAGGAGGAGCCTAGTTGCATATCCCGATGAATCTCCATCGATTACTAAACTGCGAATTATGAACGGCGATGAACCTTCGGAAAAATGGGAACTCTATATGGCAATTATAAAACTTGAATCCC AATCATATGAGCATGCTTGTGAGTTCattatggaaaaaaatcataatgttTCTAAGAATAGTAACTCGGACATAATGAGAATCG ATTCTGAACTTTTGCCAGATACAACAATAAAACGAGACAGTCCGCCACTGAAAAAAATCAAGCTGCCAGACCCTCAATCAAaaaagaatagaaataaactgAAAGAACTAGTGATGAAGAAACCTTATGAAAGAGAACACCAAGATCAAGCCTCTCGTGATATTCGATCAAGTTCTGACAATTTGTTACTCAGATATCCCTATATTCAGCAAATACCGGAAACGGATAACGGAACCCAAGGTAACATTCTGGGAGCTTGGTCTCGAAGCACGGGGAAAACACTTAGTACTTTTAAGGATCCTCTCGAGTTTGTAAATCAAATCTGCGATTATTCTCAGAAACCACAAGAAAACCAATTGtcaatttatcaaaaacatcTACATCACCTTGCATTGACTCGAggaatacaaaacaaaaggaTTCCAAATCTACGAACCTTTACTCTTGATATTCCAGAACCTCTGGTCCTGGACCCAGATATCGAATCAAATACCTCGTTTGTCATTCAAAACCCCACTAACGTAGCTAACCAGGTCAATCAATTAGAGATTGCACAGCCATCACCGGTTATTCAAGAGCATCCACAAGTTTTACACAGAAGTGTTAAACAGAAGATACCTGTCCTTTCCTCAGAACTAGAGTGTGCTACTTCCAAACCTACTACACATAGTAAAATGACGGGTGCTTCACATGTATCGATTGCCTATACAAATTTAGCAGAGTATCAGGATTCAATTGTAGAAGACATGGTCGATGACGTATTGACTGAAACGAGCTGTATtgaacaaaatgtattttctggAACTACAGCAGAGAAAGAGTTCTCTACTAATTCAAAAGCTCTGGAAGAGGCAAATCATTCAGGGCAGATAGGAGAAAGTTCTATGGAGGAAAAATCACCGATGGTTGAAGTTACGTCAAGTGGAATATTGTTGTCGCAAGATGTTGATTATGACGAGCAAGGTGACTTTTCAGATTTAAGTTCAGACGAAATTATAACAACTAGTCCAAACTCTAAAGAACAAGCAAACAAATtagttatttctttattgaacCAGGCAGATGTCTGGGCGGATCAATTGTTTGATCTTtttcaaaaaatgaaaataaacttcTCGGAAACCTGTCAGATCGCTCATGATTTGTACGAATCATTAGTTCAGTCCCAGAAAGTAATCGAATGTATGGCGAATGCATCAGAAAATTTGCGAGCATTGAAGAATGGCAAAGTAGCTGTAGTGACGTCTAAAGAGGTTACGATGGAAGTTCAAAAAATAGCTGAAGACGATCAAGCTGAGAGAAAAGAGGAAGAAAACTCTGATGTCAGTATGGAGGAAGACAAAGAAGATAACGATGCGGACTCTAAAAGTAGCGAAAATGATGATGATTGTGATAGAGGCATCAGAGATGTGAAAGGCCAGGATAGTCATAATGAGGTTCCGAGAAAGATTCGTGGCCACATTCGATCTTTCGTATTACCTCCGGAATACGATCCAGATGACACCAGATGGACACTGAAGTATCGTGAGAATGACCCGAAACTTAACCTGGTTGAACTTGTTCCTAGAAGCAATGTGTTTGTAAACTCTCTGAAACTAGCGCATTGTAAGCTTACTGCAAAAGAGAGTAAAGAGTTAGCTCGAATGTTATTCGTAGAAGTTTTTTCCCAGAGTGCGTTAAGTGTTTGTTCATTAACGGGTGTCAAAGCGAACGCTTTCGATATAAGCGGCACACATGTCAGACCTGGATTAGACGAGAACGCGAGAATGACTATATTAACGTTCGTTAAAGATCATTCTGTTAAAAAACATTGGGCCACGTTCGACTCGCAAAGTATCATTAATAGCTTACGCAGTAAACTTCAGGATATAAGAGCTAAGCATGGTAAAACAGCGTGA